A segment of the Oscillospiraceae bacterium genome:
ACGGCATGAAAAAGGGTCTTGTAAGACTGGAAGAAGCAAAGGTAAAGAACGTTTCTCTGTGCAATCTTGATGCTCTTCTTGAGGTTGCCGCCGAAAACGGCTACATCAAAACCGACGACATCGCGCGCATCAAAAAATTCCGCGACAATCCCTCGGACGAAAGCTGGATAGGTAAATAACAACTCAAGAGGCTGTCTGATCAGGCAAAAAATGTATAAAAAATGCAACTTGTAGGGGCTGATGCCCACATCAGCCCGAAAGCGGGTCGATGCAGGCATCGACCCCTACATTTTTTCATATTTATACAAACAATGTGTCTGATGAGACAGCACCTTCAACAAGAGGATTAATATGAAACACACATATACTTCCTACTACCTTGACTGTCCTTTGGTCAAAGGACGTGTTTTTGACGTGTTCGAGCCCAAGACCATCACAAAGGATGCGGCGCTTTTCATAGTCCACGGCGGCGGATGGCGTGCAGGAAGCCGCGAGTCCTTCCACGAAATAATGCAGGCCTTCAATGACCGCGGATATATAGTCGCCTCCACCGATTACCGCCTGTATGCAAAGGACGCCTTTGAGCAGATTTCCGACATCCGTCAGGCTTATGACCGCTTTGTCACTTTGCTGAAAGAGAAAAAAAGACCGCTTAAAATAGCTGTTTACGGTGAATCGGCAGGTGCCCACCTTGCATCCATGGTTATCTGCACTCAGCCCGACAGTGACACAGCACTTGAAAACGAATGGATAGTGCCCGCCATGGGTATTTTGCAGGCGACACCATATGATTTTCTGCCCCGTGAGTATATGATGAGCCAAACCTGGGCAATGTTCACAAGCATCGCGGGTGTGCCATACGAAACCCACCCCGAGATTTACGAGCGGTTATCCCTCAAAAACCATATAAACGAAAGCAATCCGCCCTTATTTTTTATGGAGGCGGAGTATGAAAACATGTTCCCGTCAGACCTGACACACGAGCTTTACGAGAAACACCTTTTATGGGGCATCCCCTCGCAATGGAAGGTGTACGAAAAAATGGAGCACGGCTTCTTTTACGAGCTCAGACGTCAAGCCCAGCTTGAAGCCTTTGAGGATATCTGTGAATTTATGGACAACAGGTAAGTACTGATGCAATTCGAAATTAATGTTGAAAACCGTGGATTTTCCCACGGTTTTTTCGTTAAAAAGGCTTTCACTCAAGTGTGGAAGGCTATTGAAGAAAAGACTTATCACCAAAAATGAAAATTATTAAATTTTGTATGAAAATTATATAATTTTCATTGACTTTTTATAGGAATTGTGCTATCATTATCATGTGCAATAAGAAGATTATAGAAGTAAGGGTACCCTTACTTCTTAATTCCCATGGGAATTAAGAATTTTTGATGTGAACACCCTACACCACGGGGTGATTACATATATAAAACGTGTTTCTGATACAAACACTTCAATAACTTGCAAGGAGACAAGAACATGAAAAAAGCAACCTTTTTACGCATTGCTGTTTTCGCTGTTGTTATATGCGCACTTCTTGTTGTAAGCGCTTTCGCAGACGATAACGCAAAAATCATCCGCTTTGACGGCACCGGCAATGTAGGCACCAACGCATCCGCCACTGCTACCGCAAACGGATATTTCCACATTGAAGCACCTGTTACAGGTGACAATCGAGTAACCATCACTGTAAACGAAGCCGAGCGCTTCACTTTGTACGAATACCCCTATTTCAAAATCAAGTACCGTACAAATTACCCCATGAGCAATCAGTTCTATTTTGATTCAAAATATCACTACTATATTGACTTAAGTGAGCTCGACGGCAAAAACTATAATCCCGTCACCAGCGACGGTTCATGGCAAACCTTTGAAGCAAACTACAAGGTTGATGCTCCCTTAGGCAAATTCAGCAACACCTACATCGCAAGCAACGGTTACCAAAGAACCGCCTGGGCTTCCAGCGGAAACGGTGCAACGGGCTTCCCCTCTGAAGAAACTCCCGTTACTGTTGACAAGATGTTGTTCCTTTCCCGCTCTGCCGCCGCCAACAATGTTGACTTCTTCATGGATGTTGAGTACATTGCTTTCTTTAAGACCGAAGAGGAAATGAAAGCATATGATGCTTACCTTGATGCAAAAATGATGCGTTTTGACGGACTTGGCAACAAGTTTACCAACTCCGCCAATACAACTGCTGTTGTCGATGAAGGATACACAGTAGGTAAAATTACACTTAACGAAGGCGAAACCAACTCCTATCCCACATTCTCAGATGATAACGGCAAGTTCAAGCTCAGCCAGTATCCTTATGCCGCTATACGCTTCAAGGCCGATTTCGACGTAACCAGCTCCGCAGGCTCTTATTTCTACATTGCCGACAACGCAATCATCGGTGGTCAAAACAAAATAGTAGGTCACATTCAGACCACCCTTAACACAAACATCGAAGCCGATAAGTACTACACCACCGAGCTGTACTACCCCAATGACGCAAGCACTGAGCCTGAAACCTATCTTTCCTCCGACAACAGAAGTAACAAAGTAACTCTTACCAACTACGATTATTATGCGAGTGTGAACGGCACCTCCCTTGAGGAAAAAACACTGCTGATGCACTTCCCCGGTGTTATTGACCCCGTTAACAACATTGTAAAAGAATTCAATGTTAATGGTTTCCACATTCAGTTCAAACACATCCCCGATGCAAACAGTGCTATGTACGTTGACTACATCGCTTACTTCGCCAACGAAGGCGATATGAAGGCTTATGTTAAAGACTACAACGATATCATTAAAGCAATAAAAGTCATCAGCGATGAAAACTACACTGCGGATATGCACCAAGCAATGGACAAAATGTATATCCAGAGCCAGCTCCGCGCAGCTATCCGCGAAGATATTGACGCAGATATTGACATCGGTGTAAAAATAACCGACTACACCCTTGGCGGCGATACTGCTTCCGCAAGCGTTACCCTGAAAAAAGGCGACGCAGTAAAAGTTACCGACATCACTATCGATGTAGAAGATGCAGGCAGATTTGACCTTAAAACTCTGGGTGCACAGGTTCGTGCAGATGCAGGCGACGGCAAGGGTCAGGGTCTGAGATTCGGTTTCACTCTTGACACCGCAAACGTTCCCGCAGGATGCACTATCGTTGAATACGGTGCTGTTATCGGCAAAGGCGGAAGCAAGCCTGTTATCGGTGATGCTGTAAACTATGCTGTTATCGCCTCCACCAAAGAAGGCTTCAAATCCAACGCCCAGGGCGGTATAACCTCCTATAATGCAGTTATTACCAACATCCCCGAAGGTCAGGAAGGCACTCAGGTTACCACCAGACCTTATGTTACCTACAAATTCGGCGGTGCTGACTACACCGTGTACGGCGAGGCTTTCACCCGCAGTGTAAACGAAGTTCTGCACAACGCAATTAACGGATGGGATAAATAACCAAACAAAAACAAAAAAGATGTGAGCTAGGGGTTGTATCCTTACAGATACAACCCCAGTTTTATTCGCCTTACGGCGAGTTGTATTGCTTCGCAGTTATATTCGGCTAAAAGCCGAGTGTTATTCGCTTTGCGAGTTTAGGAGCGAATAAAATATCACTAAAACCGAAAGGTTTTAATATCACTTTGCCGATAGGCAAAATAACACTGTGAGCCCTGTCTCACAATATCACTTGAAAAATAAACTAAAATTTTATATAATAGACCTAGAGGTGATTTTATGGGTTTGTTTGATATCTTTAAGAAAAAGATGTGAGCTAAACGTAGTGTCCTTAAGGATAGTAAAATTATACGCTTATTACAATATTAAAAAACAAATCAGACTACTGTTAAATAGTCTGATTTGTTTTTTATTCAACTATAAAAGCATTAGAAATACTTGTGAACGAAGACAAATTGAGTTTTCCTACTACAGTAATTTTTTTATATTTATCTAATTCTATAATATCTTCATTACTTAAGTACACTGTTATTGCATTTAACGGAAGTCCATTATACGTTTCATTTGCCATCGTAACAGATTTGTCGCTGATGTCATAAATTTTGGCTGTCCACTTTACAACTTTACCATTATAATTGTTTTTTGCTCTTGCTTCATTAGCAAGAAATTCGCTGTAAACATCACTCCAATTCAGTTCAATTGCATTTGCCAACATATCCTCTTTGCTAGCTGTTTTTCCACAAGCACAAAGACACATAATTAAAGAAATTAACAAAAACAGACTAATTGCTTTTTTCATTTTACTCACCTCCCTTTCCCTAAAATGGTAACTAAATAAAAAATGCGCCTACCGATGTTAAATGACGGTAAGGAAGACGGAAAAAACTTGTTATACAGCCGGATTGATATGATATTGTAGAATATAATATATCGGAGAAAATAATGAGAAATATTTATATCTACAAAAATGAAAGTCAGATTGCTAATTTCTTTGAAAACGCAGATGAAAAACTGAAACAGAAATTCAAAATTATTCTTATTTACATTTCTAACGAGAAAAATCTACTGTGCGAGCCTTATGTCAAGCACATTTCGATCGGCAGATATAGGCAACTTTACGAAATCCGTATGAAGGCATCCGGAAATATGGTGAGGGTGTTGTTTGTGAAACAAGAAAACAATATTGTACTTCTATATGCTTTTTACAAGCGAAATGGCAAAGATACGGAGAAGGCACTTGAAGTAGCGTTTAAGATACATAATAAAATGAAAGAAAAATGCGAAGTGGAGAAAA
Coding sequences within it:
- a CDS encoding alpha/beta hydrolase, producing the protein MKHTYTSYYLDCPLVKGRVFDVFEPKTITKDAALFIVHGGGWRAGSRESFHEIMQAFNDRGYIVASTDYRLYAKDAFEQISDIRQAYDRFVTLLKEKKRPLKIAVYGESAGAHLASMVICTQPDSDTALENEWIVPAMGILQATPYDFLPREYMMSQTWAMFTSIAGVPYETHPEIYERLSLKNHINESNPPLFFMEAEYENMFPSDLTHELYEKHLLWGIPSQWKVYEKMEHGFFYELRRQAQLEAFEDICEFMDNR